From a single Brettanomyces bruxellensis chromosome 7, complete sequence genomic region:
- a CDS encoding uncharacterized protein (MEROPS:MER0005204), producing MTELMQSMATDLKPRNRDYNTLPTFAKRRFNKEYHMGTNQASDSEDHVLLLDSPEKPSRKGTLPQFVPEDRSYADSLLESAINEARQRSFLKEKPRKVSSSGKTLFSNRINGMFRSFTSSIDNTEADIKNQLSHKIRVFSGKKDADIGPQSSVGDSDAAFVSFVKLLCMALLCLGKKLYAWGIFFLIRATTWLLSLINKVPTPSTNSERVSACKTDPKPPETIQNAKNDTDLSVSDLCQSTPVKKQKNLPKVKLNDRKTSNITAFANAISGQDPFMISPSKDHKDYGTFFYHNESPASRNTGKKENSLKSVTESLNFNDEQYLPKSNIYQDKNDRQLKRAQEIKNNLLHFYNMPADKNWSTIQTPSFTRSSERLKDLEWIKDDDVDYLHNLESTELFKEYKKIMEERLNVQRISRLKKLKEKAKVKPLNEDQLSMVENWWDDAYSSTAIINKFNIGITYRDMFTLSDRKWLNDNVIDFYMCLINERAKKDSSLPTMHVFSTYFFTTLYKRGYQGVRKWAKRAKVDVTTVDYVFVPINIHSSHWALGLVNNKEHAFQYFDSLFGTGGDILDNLQSYMIEETKRLYGESMNGIDYSRYEVNPEMPCPTQQNGFDCGVFTCTMAEYLSRNMPLLFSQEDMPLIRRRMAYEIGTGKLLQH from the coding sequence atgacGGAACTGATGCAATCTATGGCAACAGATCTGAAGCCAAGAAATCGCGATTATAATACATTGCCAACATTCGCCAAGCGACGATTCAACAAGGAGTATCATATGGGGACAAATCAAGCATCAGATAGTGAAGATCACGTACTCTTATTAGACTCACCTGAAAAACCCTCAAGGAAAGGAACGTTACCACAATTTGTGCCAGAAGATCGCAGTTATGCAGATAGCCTACTAGAAAGTGCAATTAATGAGGCTAGACAACGTTCATTTTTGAAGGAGAAGCCCCGAAAAGTTTCTTCGTCCGGAAAAACCTTGTTTTCGAACCGTATAAACGGAATGTTTAGGTCGTTTACAAGTTCAATTGATAACACTGAAGCGGACATCAAGAACCAACTTTCACATAAAATACGTGTTTTCAGTGGTAAAAAGGATGCAGATATAGGGCCACAATCATCAGTGGGTGATTCGGATGCTGCATTTGTGAGTTTTGTGAAGCTTTTATGTATGGCGTTGCTTTGCTTGGGCAAAAAACTCTATGCATGGGgaattttcttccttataAGGGCTACAACATGGCTTCTAtcattaataaataaagttCCAACACCTAGCACAAATTCAGAGAGGGTGAGTGCCTGTAAAACGGATCCAAAACCTCCAGAAACTATACAGAATGCCAAGAATGATACAGATTTATCAGTATCCGATCTATGTCAGAGCACTCCAGTtaagaagcagaaaaactTGCCAAAAGTGAAACTCAATGATCGAAAAACTAGCAATATAACTGCATTTGCAAATGCTATAAGTGGGCAAGATCCGTTTATGATAAGTCCTTCCAAAGATCATAAAGACTACGGCACATTCTTTTACCATAATGAATCTCCTGCATCAAGAAATACcggcaaaaaagaaaactcGTTAAAAAGCGTTACTGAATCGTTAAACTTTAACGATGAACAGTATTTACCAAAGTCTAATATATACCAGGATAAGAATGATCGGCAATTGAAACGAGCACAGGAAATTAAAAACAACTTATTGCATTTCTATAACATGCCCGCAGACAAGAACTGGTCAACAATTCAAACTCCAAGCTTCACAAGAAGTTCGGAGAGATTGAAGGATTTAGAGTGGATAAAGGACGATGATGTTGATTATTTACACAATTTGGAATCGACTGAACTCTTTAAAGAATATAAGAAGATCATGGAGGAGCGGTTGAATGTCCAGAGGATTTcaagattaaaaaaattaaaggaGAAAGCAAAGGTTAAGCCATTAAATGAGGACCAGCTTTCCATGGTCGAAAATTGGTGGGATGATGCTTATTCAAGCACGGCGATAATCAATAAATTCAATATAGGTATCACCTATAGGGATATGTTTACATTGTCGGATCGAAAATGGTTAAACGACAATGTAATTGACTTCTACATGTGCTTGATTAACGAAAGAGCCAAAAAAGATTCTTCGCTGCCGACAATGCATGTATTTTCGACATACTTCTTTACAACCCTATATAAGAGAGGCTATCAAGGAGTTAGAAAGTGGGCAAAACGGGCAAAAGTGGATGTAACGACAGTGGATTACGTGTTTGTTCCAATAAACATTCATTCATCCCACTGGGCCTTGGGACTTGTTAACAATAAAGAGCACGCATTTCAGTATTTTGATTCTTTGTTTGGCACTGGTGGCGATATTTTAGATAACTTGCAAAGCTACATGATTGAGGAAACAAAGAGATTGTACGGAGAATCTATGAACGGAATAGATTATTCAAGATACGAAGTTAATCCGGAGATGCCATGTCCAACACAGCAGAATGGCTTTGACTGTGGCGTCTTTACATGTACAATGGCCGAATACTTGTCTAGGAATATGCCTCTTCTATTTTCGCAGGAAGATATGCCTTTAATAAGACGGAGAATGGCATATGAAATAGGAACAGGAAAACTATTGCAACATTAA
- a CDS encoding uncharacterized protein (BUSCO:EOG09264OBA): protein MGFETSLYTVEAVILLDNTGKRLFAKYYKAPHENAVEELIVSKSRQLQFEKMLFSKTYKQNSDVLLADNHTIVYKEFTESILYVVGSLSENEVLLYNVLQGLTGAFEILLNEVDKRAILENYDLVALGIDETIDDGVVLETDPSAIAARVTSAPSEDATDIKIDLSERGLMNVFNFAKKNITERLQQGF from the coding sequence atggGCTTTGAAACATCTCTGTATACGGTTGAGGCCGTGATTCTTTTGGATAACACTGGAAAAAGACTATTTGCAAAGTATTACAAGGCACCACATGAAAATGCTGTTGAGGAATTGATTGTATCAAAAAGCAGGCAGCTACAGTTTGAGAAGATGCTATTTTCAAAGACATATAAACAGAATAGTGATGTTTTACTAGCTGACAATCACACAATCGTTTACAAGGAATTTACAGAGTCCATATTGTACGTCGTCGGATCACTATCGGAAAATGAGGTTTTGCTATACAATGTTTTACAAGGACTTACGGGGGCATTTGAGATCTTGCTGAATGAGGTTGATAAGAGAGCAATTCTAGAAAATTATGATCTTGTGGCTTTGGGTATAGATGAAACTATTGATGACGGTGTCGTTTTAGAAACAGACCCATCTGCAATTGCTGCAAGAGTGACATCCGCTCCATCAGAAGATGCTACTGATATTAAGATAGATCTCTCTGAGCGTGGTCTTATGAATGTGTTCAACTTCGCTAAAAAGAACATAACAGAGAGATTGCAACAAGGGTTCTAA
- a CDS encoding uncharacterized protein (CAZy:GT48), whose protein sequence is MGILSNSALSERVAPPFSEFRTPFINTGRLNDADEEDEVFGIKQFVEELDTHGQQSFAQRGVADLYDDYYDPYPSWSSNKEIPITRDRIQFIFVKLSKLFGFQYDNARNMYDYFMRLLDSRASRMGPSQALKTLHADYIGGENSNYKKWYFGAQMDIADYISAAGQEKEKLSFKKVEKEFPLPKSQNNWAESMKQLSTEDRVVQLAIYLMIWGEANVVRFMPECVCFLFKCCIDIFYSLDFSSNVSPLATSFLDHAITPIYTFYRDELYEKKGDSYVLRDRDHAKIIGYDDINQTFWFKDCLEKIQLKSKQRLFEIPAQARFLYLDQIEWKKSIRKTYYEYRSWYHAIIDFNRIWNIHIGMFWYYTCFNCKPLYTPDYDVSVNNQPNLSVTFSLLSLAGSIVSFVNLISLAYELVIVPRRWPGAIPMFSRISFTLLLFIINTAPTIYILVFFGISKSSRSTLTISMIQFIISIFTVCYCSIVPLSMLTFNPFKSQRRKFLPNIYFTNSICQLQGKRILASYGLWIGVFASKFLESYFFLTLSLKDPIRELSLIKIDHCIGEQYFGSFLCSRQPIILMVLLFATSMTLFFLDTYLWFIIWNTAFSICRAFYCGVSIWTPWKNMFVLLPKRIGSKIISPSVMVDASTVTKNAIISKIWNSIIISLYREHLISIDHLEHLIYQFATNEKGEKIITEPLYFIETEDNDNLGFGGDITISPDCEASRRLSFFAHSMSTPMPKAPSVNEMPSFSVLIPHYAEKITLSLHEIVRKESEHSNLTLLEYLKQLYPDEWHNFVRDTKLLAAEKKERREKKIHEQSDMDSGDLPYYAVGFKTATPEYILRTRIWASLRSQTLFRTISGFMNYSRALKLLYTTESGDPSECSNQKKSEEANVLAERKFRIVTSLQKMCDFDEEQEEAKELLLRTYPELQISYLEIVIDPETKEKTYYSALIDGFSDVLANGKRKPKYRIRLSGNPILGDGKSDNQNHTIIFCRGEYCQLIDANQDNYLEECLKIRNLLMEFEEVKVPADVYGPVPTPVAIVGTREYIFSENVGVLGDVAAGKEQTFGTLSARTMAFVGGKLHYGHPDLLNTVFMTTRGGYSKSQKGLHLNEDIYAGINALLRSGQIKHCEYLQCGKGRDLGFSSILNFTTKIGSGMSEQMLSREYFYLGTQMKLDRFLSFYYAHPGFHMNNVFIMLSLKLFMLFCINLATLTESTVICSYNKDVPFTDKRKPPGCHNLIPVIDWVQRCVLSIFIVFGISFLPLCIQELMERGVWKCCSRIGRHFISLSPMFEVFVCRVYSKSLVNDFSLGGAKYIATGRGFSTIRMPFYKLYARFSHESFYLAASLTLMLLYTSIVMWKLSLLYFWCTVLSLLLSPFWFNPEQFSFSEFFIDYRRFLQWLTGGNILFSSESWITHIRDLRMQSTGSKNRRHKKMQNEQNFNQNKKPSFLGLIFTQLVPTLLVTLFICAAFIFSNAQNGTISASPANSILRLVVISFGPIILNMGILLLFFIVSLITGPVLSCCTTKVAALMANITHFVSVANYLLFLDFLFLCQNWDISRTLLGICACCSIETLTFKALIIILNREFKADSANKSWWTGTWFNSGLGWHILTQPLREFGCKTIELSLFACDFLVSHILLLIQFPLLFIPYMNKLHSFLLLWLKHEGIIGKPVYSRNKRRIRERTTISYFVVFALINMIIIGVVIVPYIAVKAFNVDFDSLVPEFAVSLLQPLEDDGENQGLKNYISFTKDI, encoded by the coding sequence ATGGGAATTTTATCTAACTCAGCATTGAGTGAGCGTGTTGCGCCACCATTCAGTGAATTTCGAACCCCCTTTATTAATACAGGAAGGTTAAATGATgcagatgaggaagatgaagtttTCGGAATTAAGCAATTTGTTGAGGAGTTAGATACACATGGGCAACAGTCTTTTGCTCAAAGAGGAGTTGCCGATCTTTACGACGATTATTATGACCCATATCCCTCATGGAGTTCCAATAAAGAGATCCCAATAACACGTGACAGAATCCAATTCATTTTCGTTAAGCTCTCGAAGCTATTTGGCTTCCAATACGACAACGCACGCAACATGTACGACTACTTTATGAGACTTCTTGATTCAAGAGCATCCAGAATGGGACCAAGCCAGGCTTTAAAGACTCTACATGCAGATTACATAGGTGGTGAGAATTCCAATTACAAGAAATGGTATTTTGGGGCCCAGATGGATATTGCCGACTATATCAGTGCAGCAGGAcaggagaaggagaaactATCATTCAAAAAAGTAGAAAAGGAGTTCCCACTTCCAAAATCTCAAAATAACTGGGCAGAAAGTATGAAGCAACTTTCAACCGAAGATAGAGTTGTTCAACTGGCCATTTACCTTATGATTTGGGGTGAAGCCAACGTGGTCAGATTTATGCCCGAATGCgtgtgctttctttttaaatgCTGCATCGACATTTTTTACTCTCTGGATTTTTCGTCCAATGTCAGTCCTTTAGCTACAAGCTTCTTGGACCATGCTATAACCCCAATTTATACGTTTTACCGTGATGAACTATACGAGAAGAAAGGAGACTCATATGTTCTCAGAGACAGAGATCATGCTAAAATCATTGGCTATGATGACATCAACCAGACTTTTTGGTTCAAAGACTGCTTGGAAAAAATCCAATTGAAATCTAAGCAAAGGCTATTCGAAATTCCAGCCCAGGCTAGATTCCTTTATTTAGATCAGATTGAGTGGAAGAAGTCGATCCGTAAAACCTATTACGAATACAGATCCTGGTATCATGCCATAATCGATTTCAATCGAATTTGGAATATTCACATCGGGATGTTCTGGTACTACACATGTTTCAATTGCAAACCATTATATACACCGGATTATGATGTGAGCGTCAACAACCAGCCTAACCTTTCTGTCACATTCtcacttctttctttggcaGGCTCAATCGTTTCATTTGTTAACTTGATTTCTTTGGCATATGAACTTGTTATAGTTCCAAGAAGATGGCCGGGAGCAATTCCTATGTTTTCAAGAATTTCATTTACCCTACTTCTATTCATTATCAATACGGCTCCTACCATCTACATTCTTGTGTTCTTTGGAATTTCAAAGTCGAGCAGATCAACACTCACAATCTCCATGATTCAATTCAttatttccatcttcacCGTTTGCTATTGCTCTATTGTGCCACTTTCAATGCTCACATTTAATCCATTCAAATcccaaagaagaaagttccTTCCAAACATTTACTTCACGAACTCTATCTGCCAACTTCAAGGTAAGAGGATTCTTGCATCATACGGTCTCTGGATAGGAGTCTTTGCCTCAAAGTTTTTAGAGTcctatttctttttaacTTTGAGTTTGAAAGATCCGATCAGGGAGCTCAGCTTAATTAAGATTGACCACTGCATCGGAGAGCAATACTTTGGTTCGTTTCTCTGCAGTAGACAGCCAATAATCTTAATGGTGCTGCTTTTTGCCACGAGTATgacactttttttccttgataCATATCTCTGGTTCATCATCTGGAACACAGCATTCTCGATTTGCAGAGCTTTTTATTGCGGTGTTTCAATATGGACTCCATGGAAAAACATGTTTGTACTCTTGCCTAAACGGATTGGATCAAAGATCATCAGCCCTTCTGTTATGGTCGATGCTTCAACAGTGACAAAGAACGCAATTATATCCAAGATTTGGAATTCAATCATTATCTCTCTTTACCGGGAGCATTTAATCTCCATCGATCACCTTGAACATCTTATCTATCAATTTgcaacaaatgaaaaaggagaaaaaatcaTAACCGAGCCACTTTACTTCATCGAAACAGAAGATAATGACAATCTTGGCTTTGGAGGAGATATCACTATAAGTCCGGATTGTGAGGCCAGCCGCCGACTTTCGTTTTTTGCCCATTCAATGTCCACCCCAATGCCAAAAGCGCCATCTGTCAATGAAATGCCATCCTTCTCAGTTCTCATTCCTCACTATGCGGAAAAGATCACGCTCTCCTTGCATGAAATTGTGAGAAAGGAGAGTGAGCATAGCAATCTTACCCTACTAGAATACTTGAAGCAATTGTATCCAGACGAGTGGCATAATTTTGTGAGAGATACAAAGCTATTGGCTgcagagaaaaaggaaagaagagaaaagaagattcaCGAACAGTCAGACATGGATTCTGGTGATCTGCCTTATTATGCAGTTGGATTTAAGACAGCAACTCCAGAGTATATTCTTCGAACCAGGATTTGGGCTTCTCTTCGCAGTCAGACTCTATTTAGGACTATATCAGGATTCATGAATTATTCAAGAGCCCTTAAACTCTTGTACACAACCGAAAGTGGCGATCCAAGCGAGTGCTCAAACCAAAAGAAGTCAGAGGAGGCAAACGTTTTGGCCGAGCGCAAATTTAGAATAGTCACTtctcttcaaaaaatgtGTGACTTCGATGaggaacaagaagaagcaaaggAACTTCTTTTGAGAACATATCCAGAGCTCCAAATCAGTTATCTAGAGATTGTTATAGATCCAGAGACAAAGGAAAAAACGTATTATTCGGCTCTTATTGACGGATTTTCGGACGTTCTTGCAAACGGAAAGAGAAAGCCAAAGTATCGGATTCGCTTATCAGGCAACCCTATCTTGGGTGATGGCAAATCAGATAATCAGAATCACACCATTATCTTTTGCAGGGGTGAATATTGCCAGTTAATTGACGCAAACCAAGACAACTATCTTGAAGAATGCCTAAAGATCAGAAATTTACTTATGGAGTTTGAAGAAGTCAAGGTTCCTGCCGATGTTTATGGTCCTGTTCCAACACCTGTTGCCATAGTTGGAACTAGAGAATACATCTTTTCCGAAAATGTTGGTGTTCTTGGTGACGTTGCAGCGGGAAAAGAGCAGACTTTTGGTACACTTTCAGCAAGAACTATGGCATTTGTGGGAGGAAAGTTGCATTATGGACATCCAGATCTTTTGAATACAGTCTTCATGACGACACGGGGAGGATACTCAAAATCTCAGAAAGGACTCCACTTGAATGAAGACATATATGCTGGAATTAACGCCCTTCTTAGATCAGGTCAAATCAAACATTGCGAATACCTACAATGCGGGAAAGGGAGAGACTTGGGATTTAGTTCAATTCTCAACTTTACCACTAAGATTGGCTCAGGTATGAGTGAGCAAATGCTTTCGAGGGAATATTTCTATCTTGGGACCCAAATGAAACTAGATAGATTCCTATCTTTCTACTATGCACATCCTGGATTCCACATGAACAACGTCTTTATTATGCTATCGTTGAAACTATTTATGCTATTCTGCATCAATCTTGCAACATTGACTGAGAGCACTGTAATCTGCAGTTATAACAAGGATGTTCCTTTCACAGACAAACGCAAACCACCTGGCTGCCACAACTTGATTCCAGTTATTGATTGGGTCCAAAGATGTGTCCTTTCAATTTTCATTGTCTTCGGAATCTCATTTCTCCCACTTTGCATCCAGGAACTCATGGAACGTGGTGTGTGGAAATGCTGCTCCAGAATTGGACGTCACTTCATCTCATTATCTCCAATGTTCGAGGTGTTTGTCTGCAGAGTATATTCCAAGTCTCTTGTAAATGATTTCTCTCTTGGTGGTGCAAAGTATATTGCAACCGGTAGAGGGTTTTCTACAATAAGAATGCCTTTCTATAAGCTTTACGCAAGATTTTCTCACGAGAGCTTCTATCTTGCAGCCAGCTTAACTTTGATGCTTTTATACACTTCCATCGTGATGTGGAAGCTCAGTCTCCTCTATTTCTGGTGTACTGTTTTGTCCTTGCTTCTGTCACCATTCTGGTTCAACCCAGAGCAATTCAGCTTCAGCGAGTTTTTTATCGATTATCGCCGATTCTTACAATGGCTTACTGGtggaaatattttattcaGTTCTGAATCCTGGATAACACATATCAGGGACCTGAGAATGCAAAGCACTGGTTCCAAGAATAGAAGACAtaagaaaatgcaaaacGAGCAGAATTTCaatcaaaacaaaaagccGTCTTTCTTGGGACTAATTTTCACTCAATTGGTTCCAACATTGCTTGTGACGTTGTTCATATGCGCTGCCTTCATATTTTCTAATGCTCAGAATGGAACTATATCTGCATCACCAGCAAATTCGATACTCAGATTGGTAGTCATATCATTTGGTCCAATTATTCTCAACATGggtattcttcttctcttttttatagTGTCTTTGATCACAGGGCCGGTTCTTTCCTGCTGCACTACAAAAGTTGCAGCTCTCATGGCGAATATCACACACTTCGTATCTGTGGCAAATTacctcctcttccttgatttcttgtttctctGTCAGAATTGGGACATCTCAAGGACACTTTTGGGAATATGCGCATGCTGTTCGATCGAGACCCTAACTTTCAAGGCGTTGATAATAATTTTAAACAGAGAATTCAAAGCAGATAGTGCAAATAAATCATGGTGGACTGGCACATGGTTCAACTCAGGATTGGGTTGGCATATCCTCACTCAGCCATTGAGAGAATTTGGCTGTAAAACTATTGAACTGTCACTGTTTGCATGCGATTTCTTGGTCTCACACATTCTCCTTCTAATCCAGTTCCCATTGCTTTTCATTCCTTACATGAACAAGTTGCATTCATTCCTATTGCTCTGGCTCAAACACGAAGGGATTATTGGCAAGCCAGTTTATTCAAGAAACAAGCGCAGGAtaagagaaagaacaacaatCTCGTACTTTGTTGTCTTTGCTCTGATCAACATGATTATCATAGGTGTGGTGATAGTGCCATACATTGCTGTTAAAGCCTTTAATGTGGACTTTGATTCGTTAGTTCCAGAATTCGCCGTTTCACTTCTCCAACcacttgaagatgatggaGAAAACCAAGGcttgaaaaattatatttcattCACAAAAGATATCTAG
- the PWP2 gene encoding U3 snoRNP protein (BUSCO:EOG09260E2O): MRSDFQFSNLLGTVYRQGNLLFTADGSTLLSPVGNRVSVFDLIRNTSYTLNYEHRKNIACIALNKQGNLLISVDEDGRAILVNFRARTVLHHFNFKDKVRDIKFSPDGKNFAIAVGRFIQVWKTPDVTEDRQFAPFVRHRVYAGHYSEITSISWSRDSRFILSTSKDLTARLFSLHSSEKDVKMTFAGHRDHVMGAFFNKTQEHIYTISKDGALFRWEYKEREEEEDLPEEEKHMSWRIAAKNFFYADANVKSAAFHPESNLLVVGFGNGEFRLYELPDFTMIQQLSMGTNAVNTVSINETGEWIAFGSKKLGQLLVYEWQSESYILRQQGHFDSMNSVVYSPDGSRLVTAADDGKIKIWDVTSGFCLATFEEHTSAVTDLAFARHGQVLFSSSLDGTVRAWDLMRYRNFRTFTSTERIQFSSVAVDSSGEVVAAGSLDDFAIHVWSVRTGQLLDQLAGHEGPVSCLSFGTEGKALLASSSWDKTIRIWDIFSRTQTSEPLDTTTEVLSLAMRPDSKEVAASTLDGKIVFWDVETGKQLREIDGKKDILQGRYTEDPFTSQHSARGKCFSTIAYSFDGLTLVAAGNNNSICLYDLPNEVLLRRFTVSLNMQLNGTQQFLNSKRMAEGGALDLIDDDGELSDVDERTRADNVLPGSKRGDISERSSRPEIRVASIIFSPTASAFAVASTEGLLIYSVDDTQVFDPYDLDVDVTPENTIACLNDQQYLDSIVMAFRLNETYLIQKVYEGVPAKDIALVSRDLPVVYLPRLIEFIGSIAMESQHIEFNLLWISSLFTSHGKYISKNKHLFSSGSRAIQRFLNRVAKDVVGASTKNGYLHDYLMISRPKEEHTEKVGKNHDTLLLGEDEEEEEEEEEGDAADGNMDVDPAPSKNDAKKFKDSFAVQEDED, translated from the coding sequence ATGAGGTCAGACTTTCAGTTCTCGAACCTTTTGGGAACTGTTTATAGACAAGGAAACCTTCTTTTCACCGCTGATGGCTCCACTTTGCTTTCTCCAGTGGGAAATCGTGTTTCTGTATTTGATCTTATACGGAATACATCATATACACTGAACTATGAACACAGAAAGAACATTGCATGCATTGCATTGAATAAACAAGGAAATTTGCTTATTTCCGTTGACGAGGATGGCCGTGCCATATTAGTGAACTTTAGAGCAAGAACCGTGCTTCATCATTTTAACTTCAAGGATAAAGTTAGAGACATCAAGTTTTCACCAGACGGTAAAAACTTTGCCATTGCTGTGGGAAGATTCATCCAGGTTTGGAAGACTCCTGATGTTACAGAGGACCGCCAGTTTGCCCCATTTGTTCGTCATAGAGTGTATGCTGGTCATTATAGTGAGATTACATCCATATCCTGGTCTAGAGACTCGAGATTTATTCTTTCTACAAGTAAAGACCTCACTGCTCGTCTTTTCTCGTTGCACTCGAGTGAGAAGGATGTCAAAATGACGTTTGCAGGCCACAGAGATCATGTGATGGGGgcttttttcaacaaaacACAGGAGCATATATATACGATATCGAAGGATGGAGCACTTTTCAGGTGGGAGTACAAGGAAagggaggaagaagaggatcTTCccgaagaagaaaagcacatGAGTTGGAGGATAGCCGCCAAGAACTTCTTTTATGCCGACGCAAACGTGAAAAGTGCGGCTTTTCACCCAGAGTCAAATCTTTTGGTGGTAGGATTTGGAAATGGTGAATTCAGATTGTACGAGCTTCCAGACTTCACGATGATCCAGCAGCTATCAATGGGTACAAATGCAGTGAATACAGTCTCAATAAACGAAACAGGTGAGTGGATAGCGTTTGGATCAAAGAAGTTAGGCCAGTTGCTTGTTTACGAATGGCAATCAGAATCATACATTTTACGTCAGCAGGGTCACTTTGACTCCATGAATAGCGTTGTTTATTCTCCTGATGGATCCAGGCTTGTTACTGCAGCGGATGATGGAAAGATCAAAATATGGGATGTGACTTCTGGATTTTGTCTTGCCACTTTTGAGGAGCATACCTCTGCCGTTACGGATCTTGCCTTTGCCCGGCATGGTCaggttttattttcatcttctttggaTGGAACGGTCCGGGCATGGGATCTAATGCGGTACAGAAACTTTAGAACATTCACCTCAACAGAGAGAATACAGTTTTCAAGTGTTGCAGTTGATTCAAGCGGAGAAGTTGTAGCTGCAGGATCACTTGATGATTTCGCAATCCACGTTTGGTCAGTTCGTACAGGACAGCTTTTAGACCAGCTTGCAGGCCATGAGGGGCCAGTTTCATGTCTTTCATTTGGAACTGAGGGAAAAGCTTTGCTCGCAAGTTCATCTTGGGATAAGACAATTCGTATTTGGGACATCTTTAGCCGAACACAGACAAGCGAACCACTAGATACAACCACGGAAGTTCTTTCGCTTGCAATGCGTCCAGATTCGAAGGAAGTCGCTGCCTCAACTTTGGATGGTAAAATCGTGTTTTGGGATGTTGAGACGGGTAAACAACTAAGAGAGATTGACGGTAAAAAGGACATTCTTCAGGGAAGATACACTGAGGATCCATTTACCAGTCAGCACTCGGCAAGGGGAAAATGCTTCTCTACTATAGCCTATAGCTTTGATGGCTTGACCTTGGTTGCAGCgggaaacaacaacagcattTGTCTTTACGATTTGCCCAATGAGGTTCTTCTCAGAAGGTTCACAGTGTCGCTAAATATGCAATTAAATGGAACACAGCAGTTTTTGAATTCGAAACGGATGGCGGAGGGTGGAGCACTTGATCTGATTGATGATGACGGAGAGCTTTCTGATGTGGATGAACGTACAAGAGCAGATAACGTGTTGCCTGGATCTAAAAGAGGTGATATATCTGAGAGATCTTCTCGTCCCGAAATTAGAGTAGCCAGTATCATATTTTCTCCAACGGCTAGCGCTTTTGCAGTTGCATCAACGGAGGGACTTCTCATATATAGTGTGGATGATACACAGGTGTTTGATCCTTACGATTTGGACGTTGATGTTACGCCAGAAAACACCATTGCATGTCTAAATGATCAGCAGTATCTTGACTCTATAGTGATGGCATTCAGATTAAACGAGACCTATCTCATTCAGAAGGTGTACGAAGGAGTTCCAGCCAAGGACATAGCTCTTGTTTCTAGAGATCTTCCGGTGGTGTATCTTCCAAGATTGATTGAATTTATCGGATCAATCGCCATGGAAAGCCAGCACATAGAGTTCAATCTTTTATGGATATCGAGTCTATTCACCAGCCACGGAAAGTACATATCAAAGAACAAGCATTTGTTTTCAAGTGGTTCTAGGGCAATACAGCGGTTCTTGAACCGGGTTGCCAAAGATGTTGTCGGAGCAAGTACCAAAAATGGATATCTTCACGATTATTTAATGATCTCGAGGCCAAAGGAGGAACACACAGAGAAAGTTGGAAAGAATCACGATACGCTACTTTTGggagaagatgaggaagaagaagaagaagaagaagaaggcgATGCTGCCGATGGTAATATGGATGTTGATCCTGCTCCTTCCAAAAACGATGCAAAGAAGTTTAAGGATTCTTTTGCAGTGCAGGAAGATGAGGATTAG